A genomic region of Thermodesulfovibrio aggregans contains the following coding sequences:
- a CDS encoding NifB/NifX family molybdenum-iron cluster-binding protein — MKICVTSQDKDLNSEIDPRFGRCKYFIFLDTDTMQYEAVENPWRDAQQGAGTQAGQFVASKGVKALITGKIGPGAERIIKAAGIKVFEAHGKIKDTVNKLQEGVK, encoded by the coding sequence GTGAAAATTTGTGTTACTTCACAGGACAAAGATTTAAACTCAGAGATTGACCCAAGATTCGGCCGTTGTAAGTATTTTATTTTTCTTGATACTGATACAATGCAGTATGAAGCAGTTGAAAATCCTTGGAGGGATGCTCAGCAGGGAGCAGGCACACAGGCAGGGCAGTTTGTGGCTTCAAAAGGAGTTAAGGCTCTAATAACTGGAAAAATTGGACCCGGTGCGGAGCGGATTATAAAAGCAGCGGGAATAAAAGTTTTTGAAGCTCATGGTAAAATAAAAGATACAGTAAATAAACTTCAGGAGGGAGTTAAATGA
- a CDS encoding Mrp/NBP35 family ATP-binding protein: MTDKKESCQCDERQAIKKEIALKATVSAIKKKILVLSGKGGVGKSTVSTNLAVGLSQKGYHVGLLDIDIHGPNIPNMLGLEGFPPMITDMGVFPIKMYDNLHVISIGFFLEGKDTPIVWRGPLKHRMIEQFLSDVRWGELDYLVVDSPPGTGDEIISIVQLLDKVDGAVIVATPQDVALADVRRSIRFCIEGSIPVLGIVENMSGFVCPHCGNTVEIFKTGGAERLAQEYKVPFLGKIPIDPKIVQAGDDGKPVMIYYPDSKPAEAFSNIINKITEVLKV, translated from the coding sequence ATGACAGATAAAAAAGAAAGCTGCCAGTGCGATGAAAGACAGGCGATTAAAAAAGAAATTGCTTTAAAAGCAACTGTTTCTGCAATTAAGAAAAAAATTCTTGTTCTTTCTGGAAAAGGCGGAGTAGGTAAAAGTACTGTTTCCACTAATCTTGCTGTTGGATTATCTCAAAAGGGATATCATGTTGGACTCCTTGATATTGACATTCATGGACCTAATATTCCCAATATGCTTGGACTTGAGGGATTCCCTCCGATGATAACTGATATGGGAGTTTTTCCAATAAAGATGTATGATAATTTGCACGTTATTTCCATTGGATTTTTCCTTGAAGGGAAGGATACTCCTATTGTGTGGCGTGGACCTTTAAAACATAGAATGATTGAACAATTCCTAAGCGATGTTCGGTGGGGGGAGCTTGATTATTTAGTTGTTGATTCACCTCCAGGAACAGGAGATGAGATAATATCAATTGTTCAGCTTCTTGATAAGGTTGATGGAGCAGTGATTGTTGCCACACCACAGGATGTTGCACTGGCTGATGTTCGCAGGAGTATTAGATTTTGTATTGAAGGCTCAATCCCTGTGCTTGGAATAGTTGAAAACATGAGCGGCTTTGTATGTCCCCATTGCGGAAATACTGTTGAAATATTTAAAACAGGTGGAGCTGAAAGACTTGCACAGGAATATAAAGTTCCCTTCCTCGGCAAAATTCCCATTGATCCAAAAATTGTTCAGGCTGGAGATGATGGAAAACCGGTAATGATTTACTACCCGGATAGCAAACCAGCAGAGGCTTTCTCAAATATAATCAACAAAATTACGGAAGTCTTAAAAGTATGA
- a CDS encoding MBL fold metallo-hydrolase, translating into MIIDLTVLFDNYHAEEGFETGWGYSCFIKKGYGGILFDTGADGQKLLRNIQKAGIRLSTISRIVISHAHKDHSGGLKEIVESGCKAEIYVGASIYDEVKSLLPDSRIHKVSSEHVEIMNGVYLTGELGDRIKEVSLLMDTGGGLVIVTGCAHPGVKEIFEKACRIIDDKIFALVGGLHLKDKKEDEILDLATYLKNKGIKYIAPSHCTGDLARMLFKEAFGKGFIEAGAGTHIYIGGSCDYV; encoded by the coding sequence ATGATTATTGACCTGACTGTTCTTTTTGACAACTATCATGCAGAGGAAGGGTTTGAAACGGGCTGGGGATATAGTTGCTTTATAAAAAAAGGATATGGTGGAATTCTTTTTGACACAGGAGCAGATGGGCAGAAACTACTGAGAAATATTCAAAAAGCAGGCATAAGGCTTAGTACAATCTCAAGAATTGTCATCTCCCATGCTCATAAGGATCATTCAGGTGGATTGAAAGAGATTGTAGAATCAGGCTGCAAGGCTGAAATTTATGTTGGGGCTTCAATTTACGATGAAGTTAAATCTCTTTTGCCTGATTCAAGAATTCATAAAGTATCTTCTGAGCATGTTGAGATAATGAATGGAGTCTATCTTACAGGTGAACTCGGAGACAGAATAAAGGAAGTATCTCTTCTTATGGATACAGGCGGAGGATTGGTTATTGTTACAGGTTGTGCTCATCCAGGAGTAAAGGAAATTTTCGAGAAAGCATGTAGAATAATTGATGATAAAATTTTTGCACTGGTAGGAGGACTCCATCTTAAAGACAAAAAAGAAGATGAAATTCTTGATCTGGCAACTTATTTAAAAAACAAGGGAATCAAATATATAGCCCCTTCACATTGTACAGGAGACCTTGCAAGAATGTTATTTAAAGAAGCTTTTGGTAAAGGTTTTATAGAAGCAGGAGCAGGCACACACATTTACATTGGAGGCTCCTGTGACTATGTCTGA
- a CDS encoding class I SAM-dependent methyltransferase: MSDPFESCAAEYDRWYDSEKGKTIYENEARCIKKLIESCCKDKILEVGVGTGRFAVLSKNVFGVDRAFSPLEIAKQRGIPVVQAKAESLPFRDKTFSCVMFIVTLPFVENIYLTLKEAKRVLEDEGRIIVGEVFLDSKLGSVYEEKKTKGHPFYRLAKFYSFTEFQKILYQCGLKSEKVFGTLKEYPFQNPECEEAEEIDMKNFSDLPAFVCMEIKKW; this comes from the coding sequence ATGTCTGATCCTTTTGAATCTTGTGCTGCCGAGTATGACCGATGGTATGACTCAGAAAAAGGGAAAACTATATATGAAAATGAAGCAAGATGTATTAAAAAACTTATTGAAAGCTGTTGTAAAGACAAGATTCTTGAAGTAGGAGTTGGAACTGGAAGATTCGCAGTTTTGTCTAAAAATGTTTTTGGAGTTGACAGGGCGTTTTCTCCACTTGAAATAGCAAAACAAAGAGGCATTCCAGTAGTGCAGGCAAAGGCAGAGAGTTTACCTTTCAGGGATAAAACATTTTCCTGTGTAATGTTCATTGTAACACTTCCTTTTGTTGAGAATATTTATCTTACACTTAAAGAGGCAAAAAGAGTTTTAGAGGATGAAGGCAGAATAATTGTTGGAGAAGTTTTTCTTGATTCTAAGTTAGGTTCAGTTTATGAAGAAAAGAAAACCAAAGGACATCCCTTTTATAGATTGGCAAAATTTTATAGTTTTACAGAGTTTCAGAAAATACTTTATCAATGCGGTTTAAAATCTGAAAAGGTTTTTGGAACATTAAAAGAATATCCTTTTCAGAATCCTGAGTGTGAAGAAGCTGAGGAAATAGATATGAAAAATTTTAGTGATTTACCCGCTTTTGTCTGCATGGAGATAAAAAAATGGTAA
- a CDS encoding ATP-binding protein: MVISVASGKGGTGKTTVVVSLALSIENSQLIDCDVEEPNVHLFLNPEIKQELKVFSVVPEVDKEKCNLCGYCSTVCAYNALSVIKLDSSGDVLLFPHLCHGCDGCILLCPEKAMKPAHRGIGMIKIGSFEGIEFIEGRLNISEVLAPKVIEEAKAYAKKDKITIIDAPPGTSCPAVTAVKGSDFCILVTEPTPFGLHDLELAYEVTKALNIKAGVIINKSGDDALIEDFCRKNKIPVLLKIPFHRKIAEAYSKGIPLIKAMPEYKEIFQRLYRDIREII; the protein is encoded by the coding sequence ATGGTAATCTCAGTGGCAAGCGGGAAAGGTGGAACAGGAAAAACAACAGTTGTGGTGTCTCTTGCATTAAGCATTGAGAACTCTCAGCTAATTGACTGTGATGTGGAAGAGCCAAATGTTCATCTATTTTTAAATCCTGAGATAAAACAGGAACTTAAAGTCTTTTCTGTTGTTCCTGAAGTTGATAAAGAAAAATGTAATCTTTGTGGTTACTGTAGCACGGTCTGTGCTTACAATGCTTTAAGTGTGATTAAGCTTGACAGTTCAGGCGATGTTCTATTATTTCCCCATTTATGTCATGGATGTGATGGATGCATTTTGCTATGCCCGGAAAAAGCAATGAAGCCTGCTCACAGAGGTATTGGGATGATAAAAATCGGTAGCTTTGAGGGTATTGAATTTATTGAGGGAAGGCTTAATATTTCAGAAGTGCTTGCTCCAAAGGTTATTGAAGAAGCAAAGGCTTACGCAAAAAAGGATAAAATTACAATAATTGATGCACCTCCTGGGACTTCCTGTCCTGCTGTAACAGCAGTCAAAGGCTCGGATTTCTGCATTCTTGTTACAGAGCCAACTCCTTTTGGACTTCATGACCTTGAGCTTGCCTATGAAGTAACTAAAGCTTTAAATATAAAAGCAGGCGTTATTATAAACAAAAGTGGAGATGATGCTCTTATAGAAGATTTTTGTAGAAAAAATAAAATCCCTGTTTTACTGAAAATTCCATTTCACAGAAAAATAGCAGAAGCTTATTCAAAAGGCATTCCCCTTATAAAAGCAATGCCTGAATATAAAGAGATTTTTCAGAGACTTTATAGAGATATAAGGGAAATCATATGA